GGAGTAGAGCCGCTCCTCTCCGAACTGTTCCCCGCTCGGACTCTCGGCGTCCGTGACCCCGTCGCTGAAGAGGACGAGCGTGTCGCCCGCGTCGAGCGTCACGGCTTCCTCCTCGTAGGTCGCGTCCTCGAACGCTCCGACGATGAGCCCGCCCTTCTCGAGGCGCTGCACCGCTCCGTCGCGAGCCAGGAGATAGGCCGGGTTGTGCCCGGCGCTCGAGGAGACGAGCCTTCCATCCGGCGTGAGGACCATGTAGGCGATTGTCGCGAATCGGGTCTCGATCCCGCGCTTGTAGAGTGCCTGGTTTACGCGCGAGAGCGTGGCGGCGGGTCCATCGTCGCGGTCCACGTGGGTCGTGAAGATCCCCTGCACCATCGCCGCGAGGATCGCCGCGGGCGGCCCCTTCCCCGCCACGTCTCCGAGCGCGAACCCCACGCGGTCGCCGGGAAGATCGAAGTACTCGAAGAAGTCGCCGCCGATCGTGCGGCACGGAATCGAAGCCCCCGCGGCGGCGTACCCCTTCCCGGCTCGGATCCGTGGCGGGAGGAGGGCCTGCTGGATCTCGGCGGCGATCCGCAGCTCCTGTTCCTCGCGCGTGCGGTTCTCGGCTTCCTCGCGGATCCGATGGATGAAGAGACGCCGCATCCGCGTAGCGTAAATCATCCCGAGGAAGAGCCCGGTGAAGATCGCGGAGAAGACGAGCAGCATCACGATGTCGCGCCCTGTGCCAAACGTATCCGGCGCGATCGTGAAGTTGAGGATGATCGCGGCGGCAACGCTCCCGAGCATGGCGGCCACGGCGTAGCTCGCGATCTGGAGCGGGTGGGCCTGGCCGGACTGGGGGTGGCCCCGCGGGACCAGCCTGGGCACGACCCAGCGGCTGTTCGCCTCGATGGCGAGCGTGATCGCGAACGAGAAGAAGAGCGACGCGACGTAGTAGTCGCCGAGCTTATCGACGGCGGAACCCTGCAGAAAGCAGAAGAAGAGCGCGAACGGGATGGCGAAGAGGGTCGGTCGAATAAGAAGCCGCCACAAATATCGGCTTCTGCGGGGGACTAGGCGCATGGCGGGCACGATGATACTCGAGACATGTCTAGAGCTCCCGCTCCATGAAAATCGCGCCAGGGATCGGATTCGCCCTGTAGGGGTCGATGTCACGGAATCCGAGCGCGCGGTAGAGCGCGATAGCCGCCTCCATGCCCGGGACGGTGTCGAGGCGCATGTACCGATAGCCGCGCGCACGCGCCTCCGCAAGGATGGCGTCGGCGAGCCGTTTCCCGAGCCCGGTCCCCCGGTGCGAGGGACGCACGTAGAGCCGCTTCATCTCGCATGTCTCGCCCGCGAGGGGGCGAAGGGCCACGCAGCCGGCGGCCGCGGAGCCGTCCAGCGCGAGAAGAATGACGCCCCGCGGCGACGAGTAGTCCCCGGGCAGCGAGGCGACCTCGCGGTCGAAGTCCTGGAACGAGAGGTCGAACCCGAGCGAGGCGGCGTACTCTTCGAAGAGCCCACGCGCCGTGGCCCAATCGGATTTGGATTCGGCGGCGCTGATCTCGACCACGGCCCTACTCCGAGGGGAACTCGGTCGGAACCGTCGCCGTGCAGTGGATCAGGGCGCGGTTGGCGCCGGCGTGCTTGAGAAGAGTGAGCATTTCCCCTTCGACGCGGAGCTTCCCCGTGAGGATCGCGGTCGCGGCGAGAGTCTTTCGCTCCAAGAGGTCCCTCCAGAGCGAAAACGGGGCCCGAAGCGCGAAGCCCGCGTCGGGGTGCGAGGGACCCGGCACGAATTCAGCTCCGTCGCACCGCCCCGCCTGGAGCTTCAGAAACAGGTAGAGCGGGTTCGCGAGGGCCGCATCCGCTTCGAACGCGAAGAGAAGGTTCCCGTTGAACCCCGCGCCCCACTTGGCGGCCGCGTTCCGGTACTCGCTCGACCGGTTGATCTCCTCGCGCAGGGCGGCGGACCACGCGGAGGTTCCGAATACGAAGGCCACGTCTCAGGCTTTCTTTGCGGCGGCGTCTCGCGCGACGCCGTTTCGGGCGGGTTTTCCCGGCGCGGATCGAAGCGGGACAAAGCCGGGGTTCAGCACCGAGTCAGGATCGTATTTCTGCTTGGCGCCACGGAGAAACTCCCACTCCGCGCCGAAGTGCGCGCGCCACTCCGCCTCGTCGAACTCCACGTAGCCGGAGAGGTAGCGCTTCCCGCCCATGGCGACGCTCAGCCGGCTCGCGTTCTCGAGCATCGGCTTCGCCTCGGCCCAGAATTTGGGCGGGATCGCGGGCAGGATGCCGAATCCCATCAGATTCTCCCCGGGGGGCCGCATGAAGAGACGCGACCGCGATGTGTTGCCTTTCGCGGGCCAGAGGAGCACGTGCCCGCCGACCAGGATCGAGGGAGGCAGATCGGGAAGGATCGCGTCCAGAAGATCGGGGGCGGTCTCCCACGGAAGCACGGTCTCCATCCAGGGGTGGACGTGCTCCCAGGTCCCGCCGCGCTTCCAGAGATCGAACACCGGGGTCAGCCGCTCGAAGAAGTCCAGCGTCGGGAGATCGTCGGTATAGAGCCGCTCATAGGGATTGAGGCCGCGGAGGAGCGCCGCGTCATCGGGCGGCGCGCCTGGCTCGAACTCCACAGTGAGGTGGAACGGGAAAAACCATTTCGCGAAGACCTGCC
The sequence above is a segment of the Candidatus Eisenbacteria bacterium genome. Coding sequences within it:
- a CDS encoding serine/threonine-protein phosphatase, yielding MRLVPRRSRYLWRLLIRPTLFAIPFALFFCFLQGSAVDKLGDYYVASLFFSFAITLAIEANSRWVVPRLVPRGHPQSGQAHPLQIASYAVAAMLGSVAAAIILNFTIAPDTFGTGRDIVMLLVFSAIFTGLFLGMIYATRMRRLFIHRIREEAENRTREEQELRIAAEIQQALLPPRIRAGKGYAAAGASIPCRTIGGDFFEYFDLPGDRVGFALGDVAGKGPPAAILAAMVQGIFTTHVDRDDGPAATLSRVNQALYKRGIETRFATIAYMVLTPDGRLVSSSAGHNPAYLLARDGAVQRLEKGGLIVGAFEDATYEEEAVTLDAGDTLVLFSDGVTDAESPSGEQFGEERLYSVLAARGAGRTPEEILEQVLHATRLFAAGHPPADDITVLVVRYLGNPSTS
- a CDS encoding GNAT family N-acetyltransferase, yielding MVEISAAESKSDWATARGLFEEYAASLGFDLSFQDFDREVASLPGDYSSPRGVILLALDGSAAAGCVALRPLAGETCEMKRLYVRPSHRGTGLGKRLADAILAEARARGYRYMRLDTVPGMEAAIALYRALGFRDIDPYRANPIPGAIFMEREL